Sequence from the Deltaproteobacteria bacterium genome:
GTCCACGGGTCAAGCGCACGCCCCGGATGGCACTGGAAACCGTTGAACCGCACGGCGACAGTACGAGTCGGATGACCCGTCCACGCGCCGCCCAGATCGACCGTAGCCCGGCGCATGCGACGCGACCATGATCGCGGTCACACGTGACGATGCGCGGACCGGGCTCGACGCGCTCCTGCGCGGCTGCTGCGGAGCGGCGCGCCGGCGAGGTCGCGGGACGCGAGGCGAGGTTGGGCGCGCGCCCGCAGCGCACGAGGGCGCGTATCACCCTACGGTGCCATGGGGCGCGAGGACGTACGCCGAAGATCGCCCGCCGATCGCGACCGCAGCCAGCGGCTATGCGGTACGGCCTCCTAGCTCTGGCCCTCTGGCTGCGGTGCCGCGGGCGGCGCTTCCGGCATCGGCGGCGCACCCGGCAGCACATCGCCACCCACGGCAGCCGCATCGCCTTCGGCGACGGGTGGTTCGGACGCCGTCGACTCGGTCGGGGAGTCGACGTGTACCGTGAGCCGCTTGTACGCGCCGAGCCCCGTACCCGCCGGGATGAGCCGCCCCATGATCACGTTCTCCTTGAGGCCGCGCAGGTAGTCGATCCGGCCGGAGATTGCCGCCTCGGTGAGCACCTTGGTCGTCTCCTGGAACGACGACGCCGAGATGAACGACTCCGTCGACAGCGACGCCTTCGTGATGCCGAGCAGCAGCGGCTCGCCCTTGGCGGGCTGGCCGCCTTCGGCGATCACGCGCTCGTTCTCCTCCTCGAACACGTGCTTCTCCACCTGCTCGTCCACGAGGAAGTTCGTGTCACCCACGTCCTTGACCGCGATGCGGCGCAGCATCTGGCGAACGATCACCTCGATGTGCTTGTCGTTGATGCGCACGCCTTGCAGCCGGTAGACCTCCTGCACTTCGTCCACGAGGTACTTGGCCAGCGCCTTCTCGCCGAGCACGCGCAGGATGTCGTGCGGGTTGGCGGAGCCGTCCATCAACGGCTCGCCTGCGCGCACGCGGTCGCCCTCGCGCACCGACAGGTGCTTGCCCTTCGCGATCAGGTACTCGGCAGGCTCGCCGACGTCCGGCTGGATGATGACCTTGCGCTTGCCCTTCGTGTCCTTGCCGAAGTGAATCGTCCCGTCGATTTCAGCGATGACGGCGTGATCCTTCGGTTTGCGCGCCTCGAACAACTCGGCGACGCGCGGCAGACCGCCCGTGATGTCCTTGGTCTTGGTCGTCTCGCGCGGGATCTTGGCCAGGACGTCGCCCGCTTCGACCCGTTCGCCCTCGTTGACGGCGATATTCGCGCCGACCGGGAGGAAGTACTCGGCGTCGTTGTCCCGGCTCGGAAGCCGCTTGACCGCGCCGGTCTCGTCTTCGATCGAGATCCGCGGCCGCGAGTCCGGGTCTTTCGACTCGATGATCACCTTGCGCGACAGCCCGGTGACCTCGTCGAGCTGCTCGGTCATCGTCACGCCTTCGATCACGTCGCCGTACCGCACGATGCCCGATACTTCCGTGATGATCGGCATCGAGAACGGATCCCACTCGGCAAGCAGCGTGCCCGCCTTGACCGGCTGCCCGTCGTCGACGTGAAGCTTGGCGCCGTACTGCAGGCCGTAGCGCTCGCGCTCCCGGCCCACCTCGTCGAGGATGATGAGCTCACCCTGGCGGTTCATCACCACCCAGTAGTTGCCCTTCTTGACGCGCTGGACGTTCTCGAGCTTGACGGTCCCATCGGTGCGCGATTCGAGCGACGACTGCGACGTACGAATCTGCCCGACACCACCAATGTGGAACGTACGCATCGTCAACTGCGTGCCCGGTTCGCCGATCGACTGCGCCGCGATGACGCCGACCGCCTCGCCGATGTTGACCATGTAGCCGCGCGCCAGATCGCGGCCGTAACACAGCGCGCAGATTCCACGCTTGGCCTGGCAGGTGAGCACCGACCGGATCTTGACCCGGTCGATGCCGGTGTTCTCGATCAGGCCGACCTTCTCTTCGTCGATCTCGGCGTTCGCCGGCACGAGCACCTCGCCGGTATACGGATCGACGACATCCTCCAACGCCACCCGGCCGAGAATTCGGTCGCCAAGGCGCTCGATGATCTCGCCCCCCTCGATGAGGGCCATCATCTCGATGCCCTCGAGCGTGCCGCAGTCGTACTCCGAAATGGTCGTATCCTGCGCCACGTCGACCAGGCGACGGGTCAAGTATCCCGAGTTCGCCGTCTTGAGCGCCGTGTCCGCCAACCCCTTGCGCGCGCCGTGCGTCGAAATGAAGTACTCGAGCACGGTGAGGCCCTCGCGGAAGTTGGTCGTGATCGGCGTCTCGATGATCTCGCCCGACGGTTTTGCCATCAGACCTCGCATGCCCGCGAGCTGCCGCATCTGCTGCTGCGAACCGCGCGCGCCCGAGTCGGCCATGATGTAAATCGAGTTGAACGACGGCTGCTTGCGCTTCTCCTTCGGGTTCTCCGGGTTGACCGCGATCTCGACGCCGATCTGCGCCATCATCTCCTTCGCGATCTGCTCGGAGCACTGCGCCCAGATATCGACGACCTTGTTGTAGCGCTCGCCGTCCGTGATGAGACCGTCGGTGTACTGCTCCTCGATCTCGGCGACCTCCTTCTGGGCGCGTTCGAGAAGTTCCTTCTTTTTGGCCGGAATGACCATGTCGTCGATGCCGATCGAGATCCCGGCGAGCGTGGAATAGGAGTAGCCCTTCGTCCGCAGGCGATCGGCGAGCAGGACGGTCTCCTTCTGGCCGCACGCCCGGTACACCGCATCGATCAACTCGCCCAACGCCTTCTTCGTCAGGACGCGGTTGACCATGCTGAACGGGATCTTCTTCGGAACGATCTCGTAGACGAGCGCGCGGCCGACGGTCGTCTCGACCGGCTTTTCGCCCGGTGCGGGCCGGAGCAGGATCTTCGCCTGCAGCGCGACCTGCCCGTGGTCGTAGGCCATGCGCACTTCGTCGATCGACGAATACACTCCCTTGAGCCCGTCTTTGCCCGGCTTCGTCGGTCGGTACTCGCCCTTCGCGAACGCGCGCTCCCGCGTCATGTAGTACAGGCCGAGCACGATGTCCTGCGTCGGCACGATGATCGGACGCCCGTTCGCGGGCGACAGGATGTTGTTCGTGCTCATCATGAGCACGCGGGCCTCCATCTGCGCCTCGATCGACAGCGGCACGTGAACGGCCATCTGGTCGCCGTCGAAGTCGGCGTTGAACGCCGTGCAGACGAGCGGGTGCAACTGAATCGCCTTCCCCTCGGTGAGGATCGGCTCGAACGCCTGAATACCGAGGCGGTGCAGCGTGGGCGCCCGGTTCAGTAGAACCGGGTGCTCCTTGATCACCTCTTCGAGGATGTCCCACACCTCCGGGCGCTCTTTTTCGACCATCTTCTTGGCGGACTTGATGGTCGTGACGAGCCCGCGCTCCTCGAGCTTGTTATAGATGAACGGCGTAAACAGCTCGAGCGCCATCTTCTTGGGCAAGCCGCACTGGTGCAGGCGCAGCTCCGGCCCGATGACGATCACGGAACGGCCGGAATAGTCGACGCGCTTGCCGAGCAAGTTCTGGCGGAAGCGGCCCTGCTTGCCCTTGAGCATGTCCGACAGCGACTTGAGCGGCCGCTTGTTCGGCCCAGTGATCGTCTTGCCACGCCGGCCGTTGTCGAACAATGCGTCGACGGCCTCCTGCAGCATCCGCTTCTCGTTGCGGATGATGATCTCCGGCGCGTTCAGCTCCTGCAGGCGTTTGAGCCGGTTGTTGCGGTTGATCACCCGGCGGTACAGGTCGTTGAGATCGGAAGTCGCGAACCGCCCGCCGTCGAGCGGGACCAGCGGCCGCAGGTCCGGCGGGATGACCGGGATCACCTCGAGCATCATCCACTCGGGACGATTGCCCGACTCGCGGAACGACGTAACGACCTTGAGACGCTTGGACAGCTTCTTGCGCTTCGCCTCGCTCGTCGCTTCCTTCATCTCGACGCGAAGCTGCTCGGCCAGCCCGTGCACGTCGATCTCGCGCAGCAAGCGGACGATCGCCTCGCCGCCCATGTCCGCGACGAACGCATCCTCCCCGAGTTCGTCGAGGAGCTTCAGGTAACGCTCCTCCGACAGCAGCTCGCACTTCTGCAGCCCCGATTCCTTCGGGTCGATGACGATGTACGATTCGCAGTACAGAACCTTCTCGAGGTCCTTGAGCGGAATGTCGAGCATGTTGCCGATGCGGCTCGGCAACGACTTGAGGAACCAGATGTGTGCAACCGGAGTGGCGAGCGTGATGTGGCCCATGCGCTCGCGACGCACCTTGGACTGAATGACCTCGACGCCGCACTTCTCGCACACGACGCCGCGGTGCTTCATCCGCTTGTACTTGCCGCAGTTACATTCGTAGTCCTTGACCGGCCCGAAGATCTTGGCGCAGAACAGGCCGTCCCGCTCCGGCTTGAACGTCCGGTAGTTGATGGTCTCGGGCTTCTTGACCTCGCCGTGGGACCACTCCCGGATCTTTTCCGGGGACGCCAACAGGATGCGAATCGCGTTGAACGAACGCGGGTCGCGAGGCTTCTCGAAGAAGTTGAAGATGTCCTTCATTGCGTTCCCCTGTGTGGGTTACTGAGCGCCACCCAGCTTTTCGGCCTTGGCTGCCACTTCGCGCGCGAGCTGCGCGAGTCCCGCGGGCACGCCAGCGCGCGCCGCGCCGCGGCGCGGCGCGGCCGGATCCTCGAGTAGTTCGACGTTGAGGCACAGGGCCTGGAGTTCCTTCATCAACACGTTGAACGATTCGGGGATCCCCGCCTCGAGCACGTGGTCGCCCTTCACGATCGACTCGTACATGCGAGTACGTCCCGCGACGTCGTCCGACTTCACGGTCAGGAACTCCTGCAGCGCATACGCGGCGCCGTAGGCTTCCATCGCCCACACCTCCATCTCACCGAGGCGCTGGCCGCCGAACTGGGCCTTGCCGCCGAGAGGCTGCTGCGTGACCAGCGAGTACGGCCCGATCGACCGCGCATGGATCTTGTCGTCCACGAGGTGGTGCAACTTGAGCATGTACATGATGCCGACCGTCACGGGCTGCTCGAACGGCTCGCCCGTGCGGCCGTCGAACAGGCGGCTTTGTCCGCTCGGCGACAGCCCCGCCATCGACAGCGCCTCTTTGATTTCCGCTTCCGACGCACCGTCGAACACCGGCGTCGCGGTGTGGATGCCGCGGCGCAACTTCGCGCTGAACCGGTAGATGTCCTCGTCGGACAAGCCGTCGATGAAGTCGGCCGCCTGCGGCGTCGGGAACAGCTTCTTGCACTTTTCCCGCAGTACGTCTGCGGACCACTCCGTCTCCAGGTAGCGGTCGATCTGGCGGCCGAGGTTGTACGCGGCCCACCCGAGGTGGCACTCGAGAATCTGGCCCACGTTCATGCGCGACGGCACGCCGAGCGGGTTGAGCACGATGTCGACCGGCGTCCCATCCTCGAGGTACGGCATGTCCTCCTCGGGGAGGATGCGCGACACGACACCCTTGTTGCCGTGGCGGCCGGCCATCTTGTCGCCAACGGACAGCTTGCGCTTGATCGCGACGTAGACCTTGACCAGCTTGATGACACCGGGCGGCAGTTCGTCGCCCTTGGTGAGCTTGCTGATCTTTTCGCTGTAGTTTTCCTCGATCTGGCGAACGTCCTCCTCACGCCGGAGCGCGAGCCGTTCGAGCTTCTCCTCGATGATCCCCGGCCCCTCGACCTGGATCTCGTGCCAGAACCGCTGCGGAACCGCGTCCAGCGTCGCCGCGTCGAGCTTCGCGCCCTTGGCGATCAGCACCTTGCCCTTGTCGTCGACCAGTCGAGCCGCCGTGGTCTTGCCGAGCAGTAGCTTCTTCATCCGCGCGTAGTACGAGTCCGAGATGATCTTCATCTCGTCCCGCTGGTCGCGCAGCAGCTTGGCTTTCTCCGCGTCCTCGATCGCCTGTGCGCGCTCGTCCTTCTCGGTTCCCTTGCGGGCAAACACGCGCGCGTTGATCACGACGCCCGTAACGCCCGGCGGCACACGCAGCGAACTGTCGCGGACGTCGCCGGCCTTCTCGCCGAAGATCGCCCTGAGCAGCTTCTCCTCAGGAGACAACTGCGTCTCGCCCTTCGGCGTAATCTTGCCGACGAGGATGTCGCCGGCCTTGACCTCGGCCCCGATCCGCACGATGCCGGACTCGTCCAGATCCTTGAGCGCCTCCTCGCCGACGTTGGGGATATCGCGCGTGATCTCTTCCTTGCCGAGCTTGGTGTCACGTGCGACGCACTCGAATTCCTCGATGTGCACCGATGTGAACACGTCCTGCTTGACGAGGCGTTCGCTGATGAGGATGGAGTCTTCGAAGTTGTAGCCGCCCCACGGCATGAACGCACACACGACGTTCTGGCCGAGCGCGAGTTCGCCGCATTCGGTCGCGGGACCGTCGGCGATGACGTCGCCCGCACGAACCTTGTCGCCGCGCTGGACGATCGGCTTTTGGTTCATGCAGGTGTTCTGGTTGGACCGCTGGAACTTGACGAGGTTGTAGATGTCCGGCTTGCCGCCGGCCGGATCGTCGTCCGACGTCTCGAACGGCTTGATCACGATGCGGCCCGCGTCGACCGATTCGACGACGCCGTCGCGCTTGGCGACCGCGGTGACGCCCGAATCGCGCGCGACGTGCCCTTCGATACCGGTGCCGACCAGCGGCGCGGCCGTGCGCACGAGCGGAACTGCCTGGCGCTGCATGTTCGATCCCATGAGCGCGCGGTTGGCGTCGTCGTGCTCGAGGAACGGAATCAGCGACGCCGCTACCGACACGAGCTGATTCGGTGACACGTCCATCAACGTGACGTCTTCCGGCCGCGCGAGCTGCGGGTCGCCGCTCACGCGCACGTTGACCAGATCCTCGGCAAGCTCGCCGTTTTCGTCGATGAGCGCGTTCGCCTGCGCGATGACGTGCCCTTCTTCTTGGAGGGCCGAGTAGAACTCCACCTCCTTGGACACCTTCTTGTCCTTGACCTTGCGGTACGGCGTCTCGATGAACCCGTACTCGTTGACGCGCGCGAACGTCGACAGCGACGCGATGAGGCCGATGTTCGGACCTTCCGGTGTCTCGATCGGGCAGATGCGGCCGTAGTGGGTGGCGTGGACGTCGCGCACTTCGAATCCGGCACGCTCGCGGGTGAGCCCACCCGGCCCCAGCGCCGACAGCCGCCGCTTGTGCGTCACCTCCGACAGCGGGTTCGTCTGGTCCATGAACTGGGACAGCTGTGACGACCCGAAGTACTCCTTGACGACCGCCGACACCGGCTTGGCGTTGATCAGGTCGTGCGGCATGAGCGTCTCGATCTCCTGCGACATGCTCATGCGCTCTTTGATCGCGCGCTCCATGCGCACCAGACCGATGCGGTACTGGTTTTCCATGAGCTCGCCCACCGCGCGGACGCGGCGGTTGCCGAGGTGATCGATGTCGTCGATCGTGCCGCGCCCGTTGCGCAGCTCGATCAGGTAACGCACCGTCTCGAGGATGTCCTCCTTCGTGAGGACCGGGTTGTCGAGCGGCACGTCCAACTTGAACTTGTAGTTCAGCTTGAGCCGGCCGACCTTCGACAGGTCGTAGCGCTCCGGGTTGAAGAACAGGTTGTGGAACAGGTTTTGCGCGGTCTCCAGCGTGGGCGGATCACCGGGGCGTAGCCGCCGGTAGATCTCCATGATCGCCTCTTCCGGCCCCTGCAACTTGTCGGCGAGGAGCGTGTCGCGTAGGTACGGGCCGACGTTGAGGTTGTCGATGAACAGCACCTCCACCTTGGTGATGCCGCGCTCGCGCAGCTCGTCGAGCTTCTCCTCGGTCAGCTCTTCGTTGCACTGCAGCAGCACCTCGCCGGTGCTCTCATCGATGACGTCGCGCGCAGATACCTTGCCGATCAGATCTTCGAGGTCGACCGGCAGCTTCGTGACGTTCGACTCCTGCAGCTTCCGGATCGCCGCCCGCGTGAACTTGCGGTTCTTCTTGACGAGGATCTCGCGGGTCTCGGGGTGGCGGACGTCCCGCGTCGCCCGTTGGCCCATCAACAAATCGTAGTTGATCTCTTTTTGGTACTTCTTGCCGGGGAGCAGCTCGATGGTTTCCGTGTCGTAGAAGTACGTGAGCAGCTCCTCTGCGGAGTAGCCGAGCGCGCGGAGCAAGACGGTCGCGTGCAGCTTGCGCCGCCGGTCGATGCGGACGTACAGGATGTCCTTGTGGTCGAACTCGAAGTCGAGCCACGAACCGCGGTAGGGGATCACCCGCGCGCTGTAGAGCAGCTTGCCGGAGGAGTGTGTCTTGCCCTTGTCGTGGTCGAAGAAGACGCCGGGGGACCGGTGGAGCTGCGACACGATCACCCGCTCGGTCCCGTTGACGATGAACGTCCCGCTTTCGGTCATCAGCGGGATCTCGCCGAAGTAGACCTCTTGTTCCTTGACGTCGC
This genomic interval carries:
- the rpoB gene encoding DNA-directed RNA polymerase subunit beta, whose protein sequence is MASVIQNNFRVRKSFAKLSKVIDIPNLIDIQKRSYDKFLQLDVPPDQREDVGLQGVFKSVFPIKDFSETSSLEFVSYNLEKPKYDVDECRARGMTYAAPVKVVVRLVVWDVNDETGLQSIRDVKEQEVYFGEIPLMTESGTFIVNGTERVIVSQLHRSPGVFFDHDKGKTHSSGKLLYSARVIPYRGSWLDFEFDHKDILYVRIDRRRKLHATVLLRALGYSAEELLTYFYDTETIELLPGKKYQKEINYDLLMGQRATRDVRHPETREILVKKNRKFTRAAIRKLQESNVTKLPVDLEDLIGKVSARDVIDESTGEVLLQCNEELTEEKLDELRERGITKVEVLFIDNLNVGPYLRDTLLADKLQGPEEAIMEIYRRLRPGDPPTLETAQNLFHNLFFNPERYDLSKVGRLKLNYKFKLDVPLDNPVLTKEDILETVRYLIELRNGRGTIDDIDHLGNRRVRAVGELMENQYRIGLVRMERAIKERMSMSQEIETLMPHDLINAKPVSAVVKEYFGSSQLSQFMDQTNPLSEVTHKRRLSALGPGGLTRERAGFEVRDVHATHYGRICPIETPEGPNIGLIASLSTFARVNEYGFIETPYRKVKDKKVSKEVEFYSALQEEGHVIAQANALIDENGELAEDLVNVRVSGDPQLARPEDVTLMDVSPNQLVSVAASLIPFLEHDDANRALMGSNMQRQAVPLVRTAAPLVGTGIEGHVARDSGVTAVAKRDGVVESVDAGRIVIKPFETSDDDPAGGKPDIYNLVKFQRSNQNTCMNQKPIVQRGDKVRAGDVIADGPATECGELALGQNVVCAFMPWGGYNFEDSILISERLVKQDVFTSVHIEEFECVARDTKLGKEEITRDIPNVGEEALKDLDESGIVRIGAEVKAGDILVGKITPKGETQLSPEEKLLRAIFGEKAGDVRDSSLRVPPGVTGVVINARVFARKGTEKDERAQAIEDAEKAKLLRDQRDEMKIISDSYYARMKKLLLGKTTAARLVDDKGKVLIAKGAKLDAATLDAVPQRFWHEIQVEGPGIIEEKLERLALRREEDVRQIEENYSEKISKLTKGDELPPGVIKLVKVYVAIKRKLSVGDKMAGRHGNKGVVSRILPEEDMPYLEDGTPVDIVLNPLGVPSRMNVGQILECHLGWAAYNLGRQIDRYLETEWSADVLREKCKKLFPTPQAADFIDGLSDEDIYRFSAKLRRGIHTATPVFDGASEAEIKEALSMAGLSPSGQSRLFDGRTGEPFEQPVTVGIMYMLKLHHLVDDKIHARSIGPYSLVTQQPLGGKAQFGGQRLGEMEVWAMEAYGAAYALQEFLTVKSDDVAGRTRMYESIVKGDHVLEAGIPESFNVLMKELQALCLNVELLEDPAAPRRGAARAGVPAGLAQLAREVAAKAEKLGGAQ
- the rpoC gene encoding DNA-directed RNA polymerase subunit beta', which produces MKDIFNFFEKPRDPRSFNAIRILLASPEKIREWSHGEVKKPETINYRTFKPERDGLFCAKIFGPVKDYECNCGKYKRMKHRGVVCEKCGVEVIQSKVRRERMGHITLATPVAHIWFLKSLPSRIGNMLDIPLKDLEKVLYCESYIVIDPKESGLQKCELLSEERYLKLLDELGEDAFVADMGGEAIVRLLREIDVHGLAEQLRVEMKEATSEAKRKKLSKRLKVVTSFRESGNRPEWMMLEVIPVIPPDLRPLVPLDGGRFATSDLNDLYRRVINRNNRLKRLQELNAPEIIIRNEKRMLQEAVDALFDNGRRGKTITGPNKRPLKSLSDMLKGKQGRFRQNLLGKRVDYSGRSVIVIGPELRLHQCGLPKKMALELFTPFIYNKLEERGLVTTIKSAKKMVEKERPEVWDILEEVIKEHPVLLNRAPTLHRLGIQAFEPILTEGKAIQLHPLVCTAFNADFDGDQMAVHVPLSIEAQMEARVLMMSTNNILSPANGRPIIVPTQDIVLGLYYMTRERAFAKGEYRPTKPGKDGLKGVYSSIDEVRMAYDHGQVALQAKILLRPAPGEKPVETTVGRALVYEIVPKKIPFSMVNRVLTKKALGELIDAVYRACGQKETVLLADRLRTKGYSYSTLAGISIGIDDMVIPAKKKELLERAQKEVAEIEEQYTDGLITDGERYNKVVDIWAQCSEQIAKEMMAQIGVEIAVNPENPKEKRKQPSFNSIYIMADSGARGSQQQMRQLAGMRGLMAKPSGEIIETPITTNFREGLTVLEYFISTHGARKGLADTALKTANSGYLTRRLVDVAQDTTISEYDCGTLEGIEMMALIEGGEIIERLGDRILGRVALEDVVDPYTGEVLVPANAEIDEEKVGLIENTGIDRVKIRSVLTCQAKRGICALCYGRDLARGYMVNIGEAVGVIAAQSIGEPGTQLTMRTFHIGGVGQIRTSQSSLESRTDGTVKLENVQRVKKGNYWVVMNRQGELIILDEVGRERERYGLQYGAKLHVDDGQPVKAGTLLAEWDPFSMPIITEVSGIVRYGDVIEGVTMTEQLDEVTGLSRKVIIESKDPDSRPRISIEDETGAVKRLPSRDNDAEYFLPVGANIAVNEGERVEAGDVLAKIPRETTKTKDITGGLPRVAELFEARKPKDHAVIAEIDGTIHFGKDTKGKRKVIIQPDVGEPAEYLIAKGKHLSVREGDRVRAGEPLMDGSANPHDILRVLGEKALAKYLVDEVQEVYRLQGVRINDKHIEVIVRQMLRRIAVKDVGDTNFLVDEQVEKHVFEEENERVIAEGGQPAKGEPLLLGITKASLSTESFISASSFQETTKVLTEAAISGRIDYLRGLKENVIMGRLIPAGTGLGAYKRLTVHVDSPTESTASEPPVAEGDAAAVGGDVLPGAPPMPEAPPAAPQPEGQS